The Mucilaginibacter terrenus genome has a segment encoding these proteins:
- a CDS encoding DUF4241 domain-containing protein, which translates to MKPIYLITLITFVTCACNNPQFDKSRPNGNYTADTVKKKIVQQEILSPVDYNQVFEKKIAKVTPIKLLEIGDLNIPTGKIVACDPLVALNFTPFNKTVKPGVYPVKIYVAKTKESGERYAVAKLEFSHKKAVKWVLALHDGENTSELKDPDDYFGFPVDAGLAAFFDYKTGLAYGKFVKQFQQQHPKGNIYIDYLEAEFKKHAKKPGDDGDWINMRVPNSDLNITMFRSGYGDGSYPAYWGMTENNEIVSLIIDFLVLPLSK; encoded by the coding sequence ATGAAACCTATATATCTTATTACATTAATAACCTTTGTGACCTGCGCTTGTAATAACCCGCAATTTGATAAAAGTCGCCCTAACGGCAACTATACAGCAGATACTGTCAAAAAGAAAATCGTTCAACAAGAGATTTTGTCCCCCGTAGATTATAATCAAGTTTTTGAAAAAAAGATAGCTAAAGTAACACCTATAAAGCTTCTTGAAATTGGAGACTTGAATATACCCACTGGAAAAATTGTTGCATGCGACCCACTTGTTGCATTAAACTTTACGCCATTTAATAAAACCGTTAAACCAGGAGTATACCCTGTAAAAATATATGTTGCTAAAACAAAAGAATCAGGAGAAAGGTATGCTGTCGCAAAGCTGGAGTTCAGCCATAAAAAAGCGGTTAAATGGGTGCTTGCTCTTCACGACGGAGAAAATACTTCTGAACTCAAAGATCCGGATGACTACTTTGGCTTTCCTGTAGATGCGGGCCTCGCAGCATTTTTTGATTATAAGACTGGTTTAGCGTATGGCAAATTTGTAAAACAATTTCAGCAGCAACATCCTAAAGGTAACATCTATATTGATTATCTAGAGGCTGAGTTTAAAAAGCACGCAAAAAAGCCGGGAGATGACGGCGATTGGATTAATATGAGAGTTCCTAACTCTGATTTAAATATAACCATGTTCCGGTCGGGTTATGGAGATGGGAGTTACCCTGCTTATTGGGGAATGACTGAGAATAACGAAATTGTGTCTTTGATTATCGATTTTCTTGTTTTGCCACTAAGTAAGTGA
- a CDS encoding potassium transporter KefB, translating to MTQGNILTSPIRPSALVIRMLIGAGIGLVLIGLFLSGVNHPNPAWPKYWMARPLIIVPLAGATGGAISYFLDGLRQQGGWKMFAAITLSLVIYLIGLFMGTVLGLDGTLWN from the coding sequence ATGACACAAGGAAACATTTTAACATCACCCATCCGCCCATCCGCATTGGTTATAAGGATGCTTATTGGTGCAGGTATAGGGCTGGTTCTTATCGGCTTATTCTTATCAGGCGTTAATCACCCTAACCCTGCCTGGCCAAAGTATTGGATGGCAAGGCCGCTTATTATCGTTCCGCTGGCAGGTGCCACAGGCGGGGCTATCAGCTACTTTTTAGATGGCTTACGCCAGCAGGGTGGTTGGAAAATGTTTGCAGCCATAACGCTGAGCCTTGTTATATACCTAATTGGCTTATTCATGGGCACTGTCCTTGGCTTGGACGGCACCTTATGGAATTAA
- a CDS encoding ArsR/SmtB family transcription factor: MNLRRDVFQALADPTRRAILLLVASQSLTAGAIAANFDTARPTVSKHLQILTECELLQQKQSGREVHYHINAKKMKEVADFIEPFRQMWDDRFNKLEAIMKNYKPAK, translated from the coding sequence ATGAATTTACGTCGTGATGTTTTCCAGGCTTTAGCCGACCCAACCAGGCGAGCTATACTGCTGTTAGTTGCATCGCAATCATTAACCGCCGGAGCAATAGCTGCCAACTTTGACACAGCAAGGCCTACAGTTTCCAAACATCTGCAAATACTCACCGAATGCGAGCTGCTGCAACAAAAGCAAAGCGGGCGAGAGGTGCACTACCATATAAATGCAAAGAAGATGAAAGAGGTAGCAGACTTTATAGAGCCGTTTCGCCAAATGTGGGATGACAGATTTAATAAGCTTGAGGCCATAATGAAGAACTATAAACCAGCAAAATAA
- a CDS encoding SRPBCC domain-containing protein, with protein sequence MEQKTKVHAEDGKQDLFITREFDLPVELLFKAYAEAAIVEQWMGTKVLKLESRKHGSYQFETTDPRGNKHGFNGVIHEFTPNHKISRTFEMENTPYGIQLELLAFEGLSADKSKLTMHVVYESVAQRDQVLSLPFAQGINMAHNRLQNAFTNLA encoded by the coding sequence ATGGAACAAAAAACAAAAGTACACGCCGAGGATGGCAAGCAGGACCTATTTATTACAAGGGAGTTTGATTTGCCTGTAGAGTTGCTGTTTAAGGCCTATGCAGAAGCAGCTATTGTTGAGCAATGGATGGGCACTAAGGTGCTTAAGCTGGAAAGTAGAAAACACGGCAGTTACCAGTTTGAAACAACAGATCCCAGGGGCAATAAACATGGTTTCAACGGCGTAATACACGAGTTTACACCCAATCACAAAATTAGCCGCACGTTTGAGATGGAGAACACGCCATACGGTATCCAACTAGAACTGCTGGCATTTGAAGGCCTCTCTGCAGACAAAAGCAAGCTTACCATGCACGTAGTTTATGAATCGGTAGCGCAGCGTGACCAGGTGCTGTCGCTGCCTTTTGCGCAGGGCATTAATATGGCGCATAACAGGTTACAAAACGCGTTCACCAATTTAGCTTAA
- a CDS encoding DoxX family protein, producing the protein MSKRNKIIYWIATCWLALGMLSTGVVQLMRSKTEVDRMIQLGYPAYLLTLLGVWKVLGVAAILVPGFTLLKEWAYAGFFFAMSGALVSHIVAGGEMKDYFGTALLLVLTAVSWYFRPAERRLHLAHQ; encoded by the coding sequence ATGTCAAAAAGAAACAAGATCATCTACTGGATAGCTACATGTTGGCTGGCTTTAGGCATGCTGTCAACCGGTGTTGTACAACTTATGAGATCGAAAACAGAGGTGGACCGCATGATACAACTGGGCTACCCTGCCTACTTGCTTACCTTGTTAGGAGTATGGAAAGTATTAGGTGTAGCGGCTATATTGGTACCCGGGTTTACGCTGCTAAAAGAATGGGCATATGCGGGCTTCTTCTTTGCAATGTCTGGTGCCCTGGTATCTCATATTGTGGCCGGAGGCGAAATGAAGGATTATTTTGGAACGGCGCTGCTGTTGGTGCTTACTGCAGTGTCGTGGTATTTCAGGCCTGCCGAAAGAAGGTTACATTTAGCACATCAATAA
- a CDS encoding DUF4256 domain-containing protein, translated as MREFNGNNKLSPEQFQELLGVLKMRFERNMIRHQNIEWASVYNKLANNAGKLWSLDEMEATGGEPDVIGYDEGTDEYLFSDCAAESPKGRRSICYDRAALESRKEHKPANSATDLAAEMGVELLTEEQYRHLQTLGNFDTKTSSWIKTPEEIRKLGGALFCDRRFNTVFTYHNGAESYYAGRAFRGLLKV; from the coding sequence ATGAGGGAGTTCAACGGTAACAATAAGCTTTCTCCTGAGCAATTTCAGGAGCTGCTTGGGGTGTTAAAAATGCGGTTCGAGCGCAACATGATCAGGCATCAAAACATTGAATGGGCAAGCGTGTACAACAAGCTTGCGAACAATGCAGGCAAGCTATGGTCGCTGGATGAAATGGAAGCAACCGGCGGCGAACCTGATGTGATTGGTTACGACGAAGGTACAGATGAATACCTATTTTCCGATTGTGCTGCCGAAAGCCCCAAAGGCCGCAGAAGCATTTGTTATGATAGAGCAGCGCTGGAGTCGCGAAAAGAGCACAAACCGGCTAATAGCGCTACGGACCTGGCGGCGGAGATGGGTGTAGAATTGTTAACCGAAGAGCAATATCGTCACCTGCAAACGCTTGGGAACTTCGATACCAAAACATCCAGCTGGATAAAAACCCCTGAGGAGATACGCAAGCTAGGCGGCGCGCTTTTCTGCGACAGGCGTTTTAACACCGTATTTACCTATCATAATGGTGCCGAATCCTACTATGCCGGAAGAGCTTTCAGGGGTTTGCTGAAGGTGTAA
- a CDS encoding glutamate--tRNA ligase family protein, with the protein MESRSPIQFQRTRIAPTPSGYLHLGNAYSFALTASIARKYGAKVLLRIDDLDRERVNPLYVQDVFDTLNFLGIEWDEGPRNMTEYQEQYSQIYRMDSYRGMLAKLQDLKAVFACTCSRAQVLAASPSGIYPGTCRHKNIPLDSPGVTWRLDTSKEETLHVFSPDGKHKEAMLPGAMQYFVVRKKDGFPAYQLASLADDVHFGIDLIVRGADLWDSTLAQLYLARILGLREFEQVRFHHHSLKLAPNGQKLSKSAGDTSIQFLRRNGMTADEIYRSIGYILKD; encoded by the coding sequence ATGGAGAGCCGTTCACCAATACAATTCCAACGAACTCGTATAGCACCCACGCCAAGCGGCTATTTGCATCTGGGTAACGCGTACTCCTTTGCGCTTACCGCGTCGATTGCAAGGAAATACGGCGCTAAGGTACTCCTGCGCATAGATGACCTCGACCGTGAAAGGGTTAACCCCTTATATGTTCAGGATGTTTTTGATACGCTCAATTTCCTGGGAATAGAATGGGACGAAGGCCCGCGTAATATGACTGAGTACCAGGAGCAGTATTCGCAGATATACCGCATGGATAGTTATCGAGGGATGCTGGCTAAATTGCAGGACCTGAAGGCTGTGTTTGCCTGTACGTGTTCGCGTGCGCAGGTGCTTGCCGCTAGTCCCTCAGGTATTTACCCTGGTACGTGCCGCCACAAAAATATCCCGCTGGATTCACCAGGTGTAACCTGGCGGCTGGATACCTCCAAAGAAGAAACTTTACACGTATTTTCACCTGATGGTAAGCATAAGGAAGCTATGCTGCCGGGCGCTATGCAATACTTTGTAGTACGCAAAAAGGACGGCTTTCCAGCTTATCAGCTTGCCTCTCTTGCAGATGATGTGCATTTTGGCATCGACCTCATCGTTCGCGGAGCCGATCTGTGGGACAGTACCCTTGCGCAACTTTATCTTGCCCGCATATTGGGGTTGCGGGAGTTCGAGCAGGTTCGTTTTCATCACCACTCACTCAAACTGGCGCCGAATGGGCAAAAGCTTTCAAAATCGGCGGGAGATACTTCTATACAGTTTCTGCGAAGAAACGGGATGACCGCTGATGAGATTTACAGATCAATAGGCTACATTCTAAAGGATTAG